The following is a genomic window from Nicotiana tabacum cultivar K326 chromosome 3, ASM71507v2, whole genome shotgun sequence.
TGAGAGATCTGTTACTTTAAATGCGGTTAATGTCTCGTGTAAATAGTATGTGAGTATCACTTCAGAAATTTAAAGGGGAAGGAAGAGAATAACTCTGGAACGGTCTGTTTTTATTACAAAGTTTTAATTTTGTGAAACAAAATGGAATAATGGGAGTATTTATCTCAATCTCTTcaaaatgaaatgaaattaatGGTAATTTGAGAAGAATGACTTGATTTGCCATGAATAAAATGACTGGATATTTGTCTTCCTTATTGTACCAAACGACCTGAGAAGAGTCTTTTATATCAGTACATGGTTCAGTTTTAGCATCCTATATTAGCATTAAGGTTTAATATTCATAGCTGATTTAAATTACATAGTGCTTTGAAATTTGGTGGTGCAGTCATATGAGGTTAATTCTCGAGGACTGGAAATCTACTCCAAAAGTTGGCTTCCAGAGACAAGTCTCCCAAAAGCTATGGTATATTTTTGTCATGGTTATGGTGATACATGCACATTTTTTGTTGAAGGTTTGTGATTGTCAAACACATTTTTAAATCTCGGACTAGTGTTTCAAGGAAAGATTGTTCCTGAAAGTTTCTCCTTTTTTTAGGCATTGCAAGAAAATTAGCATCGTCTGGTTATGGAGTATTTGCCATGGATTATCCTGGATTTGGTCTTTCAGAAGGTCTTCATGGCTACATACCAAGTTTTGACAAGTTAGTTGATGATGTCATCGAGCGTTACTCAAAAGTGAAAGGTACAACTTGCCTCAGTTACCCTCTTTATCAGTAACATCTTGGATTCTTATGATAGGTTCGAGACTCTAACCAAATAGAACTGTCTCCTGAGTCCTGACAAATGATGTCTCATATACATGCTGATATCATGACTTGCTTTGGGCAAGAGGTCCCAAAATCAGGAATCGGAAAATAACTTAATTACATCTTATTCTTCTTGACACACTACTGAAACAGCAACTGACAGTTAAATGCTGGTCGCAGAAAATGCAGAGATATGTAACCTGCCAAGTTTTCTATTTGGGCAATCAATGGGTGGAGCAGTAGCTCTGAAGGTGCACCTGAAGCAGCCCGATGCATGGAATGGCGCTGTTCTTGTTGCACCTATGTGCAAAGTGAGTTTGTGGAGATGATTCCTTATTCTTATTATTGCTTATTGTCTCAGATCCATGGTTTTGAGTGACGACTTGTATTGTTGTACAGCTTGCAGATGACATGGTTCCACCGTGGTTAGTAACACAAATTCTAATCGGTATGGCAAAATTTCTTCCAAAGCAAAAGCTAGTTCCGCAACAGGACTTAGCGGAGTTAGCATTCCGAGATGTGAAGAAGAGAGAACAGGTATGTGGTCTTTCTGCTCTGTAATAGCGCACAGTTCAAAGTATGATGACTTTAGGAGGACGGGAGAGAGTGATAGATACAGGATATTAGAGGTTAGTGTCGCTGGGTTTGTTTAGGAATGTCTAGTTACCATTAGCATCTCACTCAAACATGTTTTTGCCCAAGGGTATGTCAATTAGCTTCCAATACGAATAACTTGATTTATTAAACATAATAATAACACAAACCTGTTTCATGTTATGATGTACTACGTTTTCTTCTGCGTGCAGGCTGCCTATAATGTCATTGCTTACAAGCATAAACCCCGTCTACGAACTGCAGTGGAGTTACTGCATACCACccaagagatagagaaacaactaGATAAGGTATCACATGTTTCATTTTCTGTTTTTTGCAGTATAGAATATTACCCCCATATTAACTGTTTATTGTAAATAGGACCTTGTGCCTTTGAATATGCAAGTTAGTCCATAGTTGGAAACTTGAAATTCTATTATCACCTGCGCATATCTTTACTGGGGTTGTTAACCGTTTCTGCTTATTAtaactgttttgactttataattCATTCTAGATGGTATATCTTTTTCTGCTCTTGTAGTCCAGAAAGAGTTCAAGCTCATTTAGCTTGACAAATATTGTAAAAAAGTGTCCATAAGTATGACTCTTTCACGATTACCTTTTTGAAAAAGAGAGATTTTTGGAGAGGcaggaacaacaacaataacaataaacccaaatgtaatcccacaagtggggtctggggaggatattatgtacgcagaccttattccTACGTTGTGCAGGTAGAGATGTTATTCCTGATAGACCCTTGGCTGAGGCAAGCATAAGCACAATAATTTAGAAAGAGAGATGCAGGAACCAAGAAGGAAAATATGCAGAACAATATCGTTATAATAATACACTGAAGCAGAAGTAGCATGAAAGAGAAGTAATCGCAATCTAGGAAAAAACAAAGAATAGTAATGAAGCTACTGGTATGGGAGGCAAAGACAACCTACTACTCTAATCTTCGATCTCCACACCTTTCTATCAAGGGTCATATCCTCGGTAAGCTGGAGATAAGTCATGTCTTACTTAATCACCTCTTCCCAATACTTTTTCGGcttacctctacctctcctcaaACCCATAATCGACAGCCTCTTACACCTCTCGGTGGCACCTATGCATCTCCTcatcacatgcccgaaccatctcatcCTAACTTCCCGTATCTTGTCCACCACAGGGATCACCCCTACCTTTGTCTGAATATCTTCTTCCCTTCTGGTATTGCCCACACACTGGGGGCAAAAAGAGCAAGAGAATACTGCTGGCGACCTTTGCTTATGCTAATTTCTTCAAATATACctaattttattactttttgtTGCTTTTTATCCTAGTGATGCTGTTTGCAATCCAGGGAGTTAATTTTATCTATGGTCATTGAACTTTTGTGTTTGTTACCCAAAAGTCACTttttttttgttacgtaaaaatcattcaattttgtgttcattacacaaaagtcacttttctttcttttgttacacaaaaatcattttactttgCTCTAATTATCACAAAAGTTAgatttttacttgaaaagtctattatacCCTTGATATTATATAAACCTTCATATTTATGTAATATCTTCTATAGTATATACTATTTACTATATTTTtaactatatattatatttataaataaaataacttaatattattttatttattatttttataatatattcgtatattttattttttcttaacgctaattttcaaaatatattagTAGCGTTATTAAATTTGTCAGTAACTTTAATAAATATTAGTAGAAAAATAAATCGGCAAGTACATTTCCGTGAGAAAATTCGCAtgtaaacaaacaaagaaaatgaggaaaaaaTCATATGTTAATCTCAAGGAAAATCCCTAGGTACTACATGCGAATTTAGCTGGAGATATTTTCTTGGGGATTTAATTACCTGGGCAATTGGTTATTTGGAAATTAAATTACTAGAAATTCCGAAAAAACCCtccaaaaaaatcgaccaaagttggttg
Proteins encoded in this region:
- the LOC107763741 gene encoding caffeoylshikimate esterase; amino-acid sequence: MALKPGKFFRRHSIDAYRTKEVNSVRSEKAVMGKPVKFQGISEELQKIIDADMDNVDARRRARDAFKDVQLSIDHCLFKMPHAGVKMNESYEVNSRGLEIYSKSWLPETSLPKAMVYFCHGYGDTCTFFVEGIARKLASSGYGVFAMDYPGFGLSEGLHGYIPSFDKLVDDVIERYSKVKENAEICNLPSFLFGQSMGGAVALKVHLKQPDAWNGAVLVAPMCKLADDMVPPWLVTQILIGMAKFLPKQKLVPQQDLAELAFRDVKKREQAAYNVIAYKHKPRLRTAVELLHTTQEIEKQLDKVSLPLLILHGKNDTVTDPSISKALYEKASSSDKKLTLYEDAYHSLLEGEPDEMIFRVLGDIISWLDNHTS